The Rathayibacter caricis DSM 15933 genomic sequence TGCCGTCGGCGACGACGGGCGCGTGCGTGATCAGCTCGGGGAGGTCGCGCAGGCGCGTCCAGCTGTTCGTCGCCGGGTCGTAGCGGTCGGAGCGCAGCGTCTGCGTGACTCCGGAGAACTGCCCGCCGAAGACGTACAGCTTCCCGCCGACGGCGACTCCGCCCGCTTCGGCGCGCGCGATGGCCGCCGACGCTCGCTGCAGCCAGGTGATGGTCGCCGGAGCGACCGCCGCGGCCGACACGACGGCCAGGGCCTCGGTGCTCGAGTGGTCGTGCGGTGCGGCCTCGGCGGCCGTGTGGTCGTGCGGGGCCTCCTCGGTCGCGTGCGTGTGCGGTGCTACCGCTGCCGTGTGCGCCGGGGATGCGGCCTGGCTCGCACCGGTCGTCGCGCCGACCATGCCCGCCGCCAACGCGATCGTGAGGGCCGCGGCGAGCCCCGGCCTGATCGCGGAGTGAGGGGTCCGCTTCGCACGCGGAGTTCTTCCTGACATCTGGTCCCTCTTCCTCGAGGATCCACAAAACTCCGCGCGGTGCCTCCGTGGGTGAGGCGGAGGACCGAGCGGGAACGCCTTCGGGTGGCGTCGCTGGACGCCTTCGGGTGGCGTCGAGCGAGAGTCTCTTCGCCTCCTTGTCCCCTGTCAAGGGGCTTCCGATACCCTGAGAGACCTTGTGTCCCGAGCGGCTGACCGAGGCTGGGAACGGCGCTGATCGGCGTCCCCGCGTCGGTGACTCCGCCCCACCCTTGCTGGTCGAGTAGCCGCCGCCGGCGGCGTCTCGAGACCCCCCCCAGCTCCGGTGGTCGTGGATCTCGATACGCCCGCTGCGCGGGCTACTCGATCAGCAGGAGGGGCGATCGCGGCGTGAGGACGCCGCGCCCCCTTGCTGGTCGAGTAGCCGCCGCCGGCGGCGTCTCGAGACCCCCGTCCCCAGCCGTCGCGGCCCGCCCCCGGAGCGCAGTGAGGTCCCCGAACCCGCCCTCGGCGTCCGGCCAGCACGTGGTGATGAGGTGTCCTGTCTGCGCGGTCACCGGTCCTCGGTGCGGGGCTGAGTGGTGACGGCCGGAGCCGTGACGCTGCCCACCGCGTCGACAGAGGGCCGGATGAACCGCCGACCCGACGGTGTGTGCTCGCTCCGGGTGCGCCTACCGACTCACCGCGCTCCGCGTCAGACCACCAGATCGGCCTCCCAGTTGGTGCGCTGGATCGCCGCGTCGAGGTCGCGCAGCTCGCGGGCGATCTCGTCGGCCCGCGAGCGCAGCTCCTTCACGGGGAGAGCGGACAGCTGCCGCAGCTCGCTCCGCATCTGACGCCGACCCCACGAGCCGGCAGCCGCGTCGGCCGCGCGCACCAGCATCGAGTGCTCGGCACGCAGCGTCTCGCGCCGGGCGAGGGCGGCCGTGAGGGTGCGCCCGTCGGGAGTGAGCACGGCCGTGTTCGTCAGGTTCACCGCGGTCACGATCCGCTCGAGCGCGGCGAGCGCCCGCGTGCACTCGGCGAGCAGCTCGGCCGGGTCCTCGGCCGGGGCCTCGCCCTCCTGGTAGGAGGCGTTCGCGACGATCCGCGTCTGGAGGGCCTCGATCCGCTTCTGCAGGTCCGCCCGTTCGAGGAGGGCTTCGGCGAGTTTCATGCCTCGAGGCTCGCACACGTCACCGACATCCGTCTCGGCCCGGTGCTGCCCTCCGTCTAGGCTGCGACCGTGCCGCTGCAGAATCACCCGGGTGATGTCGAGTTCCCCGTCCGCCCCCGCCTGCGCTTCACCCGGGCCGCGGATCAGCGCCGACGCGGCTCCGGTCGGGCCGGCGCACGCCGTGCCCTGCTGCTGACCGCCCTCGCGGTCCCCTTCGGAGTCGTCGGGTTCGTGCTCGGTCTCGCCGGGGACGAGGGCGGCGAGCCCGCCTTCCCCTTCTTCGCTTTCGCGGTGGGCATGGCGATCGGCCTGGCCGTCGGCTCGCTGATCTTCACCGTCCGCGATGCGGGCGCTCCGCGACGGGAGCAGCTCGCCTACCTCGCCGAGGCGCGCACTACGTCGCCGACCCTCCGTCAGCAGCAGCTGCTGGCTCTGGACGCCGTGAGCGACTTCTCCTTCGGCGGGTGGAACTCGTCCCTCGCCTTCCAGCCGACGTGGGCCGAGCTGCCGCAGCCGCTCCGCGCCCGCTTCGCCGACGGCGCCAAGGGATCGCCCTGGACGGAGCTGCCGATGCCCGTGCTGAGCGAGCAGCGCGCGGCGCTCGATCGCGACTTCCGCATCGCGTCGGCCGAGGATCTCGAGCTCTTCGTCGCCGACGTGCTCGACGTCGGCCCGCTGTCGGCCCGCTTCGCCGAGGTGTCGGCGTCCGACGAGGCCGAGCGGATGCGCTCCCGCGTCGCCGCGCTCACCGGCGAGAGCGAGTTCCATCTGCTCGAGCGCGCCCAGCCGCTCGGCGGCCGGCCTCCGGTGCTGCTGCTCGCGGGCGACGCCGAGCGCGCGATCGGAGCCGTCCGCTACGCCTACGTCGCCGGCTACCTGCCCGCGGACCGCGCGTGGCAGCTGCTCGAGGCGATCGGCGACCGGGTCTTCACCCGCTACGAGAGCTGGGACGACTACTGGCGCGACGGAGCGGTCTCGATCGCGTTCCGCACCGACTCCCTGAGCGCCGTGCAGCAGTACCACCGCCTCCGCTCCGAGCTGCTCGCCTCGTCGTGGCCCGCGGCGTCGGTGCCCTACCCGCGCTGAGCGCTCCCGCCCGCGCGCCTCTCAGCCTTCCGGCGCCTCGTCGCCCCGGCTCGTCGCCGGGATCCCGTCGAGTGCCGCCGCGAGCTCGGCGCGCGACCGCACGCCCAGCCGGCGGTAGACCGCCCGCAGCTGGGTCTTCACGGTGTTGACGCTGATCCCGTTCTCCTCGGCGATGTCGGGGGCGGAGGCGCCGCGGGCGGCCGCGTAGGCGATCCGGCGTCGTGCCGGGGTGAGCTCCGCCGGCTCGCCGATCGCACGCAGTCGCCCCGCCACGTCGTGGTCGCCGGAGGCCGCGAGCTCGTCGGCGATCCGCTGCCGCCGGTCGGCGGGGAGCAGGCCGAACGCCCCGAAGCTCGCGTGAGCGTGCGCGAGCGCTGCGACCTCCTCCACCTCGCCGGCGGGGTCGGCGGAGGCGGCGAGCAGTGCAGGGATCAGCACGCGGGGGCACTCGGCGGAGTCGAGGAGGGGCGCGGCGAGTCGGCGCGCGGTGGCCTCGTCGCCGCGCAGCTGCGCCGACAGCGCCCGGGTCGCCGCGGTGATCCGCGCC encodes the following:
- a CDS encoding DIP1984 family protein; its protein translation is MKLAEALLERADLQKRIEALQTRIVANASYQEGEAPAEDPAELLAECTRALAALERIVTAVNLTNTAVLTPDGRTLTAALARRETLRAEHSMLVRAADAAAGSWGRRQMRSELRQLSALPVKELRSRADEIARELRDLDAAIQRTNWEADLVV
- a CDS encoding DUF1266 domain-containing protein, translated to MPLQNHPGDVEFPVRPRLRFTRAADQRRRGSGRAGARRALLLTALAVPFGVVGFVLGLAGDEGGEPAFPFFAFAVGMAIGLAVGSLIFTVRDAGAPRREQLAYLAEARTTSPTLRQQQLLALDAVSDFSFGGWNSSLAFQPTWAELPQPLRARFADGAKGSPWTELPMPVLSEQRAALDRDFRIASAEDLELFVADVLDVGPLSARFAEVSASDEAERMRSRVAALTGESEFHLLERAQPLGGRPPVLLLAGDAERAIGAVRYAYVAGYLPADRAWQLLEAIGDRVFTRYESWDDYWRDGAVSIAFRTDSLSAVQQYHRLRSELLASSWPAASVPYPR